A window of Pseudoalteromonas sp. MEBiC 03607 genomic DNA:
TTACTGCTTGCTCTTTACCAAATACATCAGCGATAAAACCAGAGGTTAACAGCAGTAAAATATAAATAGCGAGCTGCCAAATCATCACAAACTTTAAAGTTTTTGTGTAGGCTTCTTTGACACGTTCAAACTTACCCGCCCCAAAGTTTTGACTAACAAATGGCGGCAAGGTCATCGACAAAGCAAGTACTACAAGACTTGCAATAGATTCAATTCGGCTTCCTACACCAAATGCCGCAACGGCTTCAGGACCATGTTTAGCCACTAATGCTGTCATGACAGCCATTGCAATTGGCGTTAACATATTTGCGCCAGCCGCAGGTAAACCAATTTTTAGGACTTTTCGAATTGAGCTCAATGGCGTTTGCGAACCAGCATGCAAACTTAACAACCCATTCTTAACAGCAAGAATATAAAGGATGATAATTACTGCCACTGCCCAAGCTATGACACTTGCGATGGCTGCACCTTGAATTCCTAAAGCGGGGATAGGCCCAAAGCCAAAAATAAGCATAGGGTCTAAAATGGCATTAATGAGCCCCGCCCCACCCATTACTATGCTCGGTGTTTTAGTATCGCCACTGGCACGTAGCACAGAGTTTCCGACCATTGGGGTAATTAAAAAAACACTGCCTAAAAACCACACACTCATGTAATCATGGATCAAAGGCAGTACTAACTCCCCAGCCCCAAGTAATTTAAAAATAGGTTCGATAAATACATAACCGACAACCGATAAAGAAAACACCATAACAACAGCGACAAGTAATGACATACTTGCATCAAAGCGCGCCTCGTCTAGCTTGTCGCTGCCAAGTGCTTTTGCAATAACTGCTGAAGTGCCTATTCCTAAACCGATAGCAAGGCTGATAACG
This region includes:
- a CDS encoding MATE family efflux transporter, yielding MSVTPQSKSKPDLLNSPILPTLKKMTIPMIFGMITLMMFNLVDTFFISLLGTEPLAAVSFTFPVTFTVISLAIGLGIGTSAVIAKALGSDKLDEARFDASMSLLVAVVMVFSLSVVGYVFIEPIFKLLGAGELVLPLIHDYMSVWFLGSVFLITPMVGNSVLRASGDTKTPSIVMGGAGLINAILDPMLIFGFGPIPALGIQGAAIASVIAWAVAVIIILYILAVKNGLLSLHAGSQTPLSSIRKVLKIGLPAAGANMLTPIAMAVMTALVAKHGPEAVAAFGVGSRIESIASLVVLALSMTLPPFVSQNFGAGKFERVKEAYTKTLKFVMIWQLAIYILLLLTSGFIADVFGKEQAVMDVIKLFIYILPLSYGLQGIIILSNSSFNALHKPLNALILSVVRLFVFYVPFAYVGSEIAGLKGLFIGAAIGNLFTAVVAYKWFIKEVDGLSESYMKECHS